A window of Chloroflexaceae bacterium genomic DNA:
GGCCTGGCGCGCCCGCCTGCGCGGCTGGGGGTGCGTACTGGCGCCAGGAGCGCGGGCGCGGCACGTGTACTCGGCCAGCAGCGTCGAGGGCAGCCCCTTTAAACAACGCCTGTTGGCCCGCAACCGGCTGCGAGTGATCGTCCGTTGCCTGCCCGGGCCGCTGCTGCGCGATTGCTGGCCGGCTATGCTCCGCTACGACCTGCTGGCCCTCGGCTATGGGCTGCTGCGGGGGCAACCGGCGATCCTGCAGGGCCGGTTCGAGGCGCTGAGGGAATTGCCTGCCCTGCTGGCCCAGCGGCGTGTCATCCAGGCTGGCCGCACCGCCAGTCTTGCCGACCTGAACGCCTGGATCGCCTCCGCCGTTCCGCCCGTGGTGGCGCTGCGCGCTCGTCGCCGCCTGAGTGAGGCGCTTGCACGCAAGTAGGAGACGGTATGACCGAGATGTACATTCCCTATCCGGACGGCACGGTCGCGACCTATGTGGCCACACCGGCGCGCGAGGGGCCGTGGCCCGGTGTGGTGGTGATCCACGACGCTTCGGGTATGACCACCGACCTGCGGCGCCAGGCCGACTGGCTGGCGAGCGCGGGCTACCTGGCCGCGGCGCCTGATCTGCTCAACGGCGGCAGTATTCTGAAGTGCCTGCGCCAGATCTTCTTCGACTACCTGACCTGGGAGAGCCAGGTGTTCAGGCAGATCGAGGCGGTGCGAGGCTGGCTGGCCGGGCAGGAGCGCTGCACCGGCAAGATCGGGGTGATCGGCTTCTGCATGGGCGGCTCCTTCGCCCTGATGCTCGCCCCTGGCCGCGGCTTTGCCGCGTCGAGCGTTAACTACGGCCAACTGCCCAAAGATGCCGAACGCCTGCTTCGCGATGCCTGCCCGATCGTCGGAAGCTACGGCGCCCGCGACCGTTCACTGCGCGGGGCCGCGGCCAGGCTGGAGCAGGCGCTCACCGCGGCCGGCGTTCCCCACGACGTCAAGGAGTACCCCGATGCTGGCCATGGTTTCCTCAATAACCATCGCTCGGCGGAGGTCCCGGTGTTGCTGCGGGTCATGGGGAGCTTTGTCCACACGGCGTACCACGAACCATCGGCCCGGGATGCGCGGCGCCGCATCGAGGCCTTCTTTGCAATCCATCTACCGTAAGAGGAACGCGTTCAGATTTACCGCAGAGCACGCAGCGGAGCGTAGAGGATGAGCTTTTTTGAAGCTCTTCGCGCCCCTCCGCGCTCTCTGCGGTGTGAGCGTGTTCGGTAGAGGTGAACACAAGCCGTAAGAGGGGATGGGGAAACCGGGTTTTCCTATCTCCTCAGGTGTAGGGTTTTTCGAGCGAGAAGGGGTTTTCGGCATTCCAATGCGCTTACGATCCTCACCCCCCGCCCCTCTCTCCCGCTCGCGAGAGAGGGGGGAGCTGGGCGTCCCCATGTCCCAGACGGCGAATGCGACGCGAGCATGCGCCGGAAAACCCTACACCTGAGAAGTTTTCTCATCCCTCTGCTTGTGCGAGGACGTGATCGACGCGCCGACTAGAGCTCATCGGGCACGGGCGGCGTCTTCTCCTTCTTCGGCTCGGGGGCGTCCACGATCAGCGCCTCGGTGGTGAGGATCATGCCTGCCACGCTGATCGCGTTCTCCAGCGCCGTTCGCACCACCTTGGCCGGGTCAATGATCCCGGCGGCCATCAGGTCCACGTAGGTCCCGGTGAGCACGTCGTAACCGTAGTTGTGGTTGTTGTGCTTGCGCTGAGTGGTGCGCACCTGGTCCACGACCACCGAGCCGTCGTCGCCAGCATTGATCGCCAACTGGCGCAGGGGCTCTTCCAGGGCGCGGCGCAGGACGTTGAGGGCCATGCGCTCCTCGTCGAACTGGGTCTGCACCTCATCGAGGGCGGGGATGGCGTTGAGCAGGGCCACACCGCCGCCAGGCACGATGCCCTCTTCGACCGCGGCGCGGGTGGCGTTCAGGGCATCCTCAACGCGGGCCTTGCGCTCCTTCATGGCCGGCTCGGTGGGCGCGCCGACTTTGATCACCGCCACGCCGCCGGAGAGTTTGGCGACGCGCTCCTGGAGCTTCTCGCGGTCGTAGTCCGAGGTGGTGGTCTCGATCTGCTGCTTGAGCTGGGCGATGCGGGCCTGGATGGCCTGCTTGTCGCCGTGGCCCTCGACGATGACCGTGTTGTCCTTATCGGCCTTGACGCGGCGGGCGCGCCCGAGATCCTGCAGGGTGGTGTTCTCCAGCTTGCGCCCGATCTCCTCAGAGATCACCGTGCCTCCGGTGAGGATGGCAATATCCTGGAGCATAGCCTTGCGGCGGTCGCCGAAGCCCGGGGCCTTCACCGCCAGACCGTTGAGCGTGCCGCGTAGCTTGTTGACCACCAGGGTGGCCAGGGCGTCGCCGTCCACGTCCTCGGCGATGATCACCAGATCCTTCTTGCCGGTCGCCAGTACGGCCTCGAGGATCGGCACCAGGTCGTTAATCGCGCTGATCTTCTTATCGGTGATCAGAATGTAGGGGTCGTCAATCACCGCCTCCATGTGGGCGGAGTCGGTGACGAAGTAGGGGGAGATGTAGCCCCGGTCGAACTGCATGCCCTCGACCAGTTCATGCTCAAGGACGGTGCTCTTGCCCTCTTCGACGGTTACTACGCCATCGCGACCGATCTTATCCATCACCGTGGCCAGCAATTCGCCGACCTCGGAGTCCTGGGCCGAGATGGTGGCTACCTGGCGGATCTCCTCGCGGCCCTTGAGGGTGATCGCCTGCTGCTTGATGCGGGCCACGAGGGCCTGGCCGCCCTTGTCCAGACCACGCTTGAGCAGCATAGGGTTGGCGCCAGCGGCAACCAGCTTGAGACCCTCGTTGATAATCGCCTGGGCCAGCACCGTGGCGGTGGTGGTGCCGTCACCAGCGACATCGTTGGTCTTAATCGCCGCCTGTTTCAGGAGTTGCACACCCAGGTTCTCGAAGGGGTCCTTGAGTTCGATCTCCTTGGCGACGGTGACGCCATCGTGGGTGACATTCGGCGCGCCCCACTTCTTATCGAGCGCGACATTGCGGCCACGGGGCCCAAGGGTGGTCTTCACCGCCATTGCCAGGGTATCGATGCCGTGCTTGAGCGCCGCGCGGGCCTGCTGATCAAAGACCAGTTGCTTCGCCATAGCTCATGCTCCCTCGATAGTGCTGAAATCAGGCTGTTGCGGAAGAATCAGACACTCCATTGTGGTTCATCAGGCAAATCCTGCTCCAGAGGGTGCGGCACAGAGTGGCGCAGGTGCATACATCTCTTTAGATAGTGAAGCTGTGTTAGTCGGCTGTAAACGGAATATTAGCGTTTTGTTAGAGCATCGGGGGAGGAGAGGGCGGTTCAGGTTGCCCGTCCTTGTCCACGGTCCCTTGTCCAGCGCCGGGGATTGGCGGCGATATAAGCGCGGATAGCCCGCAACGCCCAGTCATCGTGGATGATGACATCATAGAAGCGTTCCTGCCAGGCGAAATCACAGTATCCGGCAGCGTGGATGCGTCTGGTGGCCATTGATTTGAATTGGCCGATGATCGTCCCAAGCGACGCCCCGGCCCCGCGGGGCGATGGCGGCGCGTCGGGCTCCGCCCGCGTCCCATCGGCGGCGGATGCGGCCCCGCGGGGGGCGGCGGACGCGCCGGGCGGATTCGGTATCGGTCAATGGCGGGGCGTTGATGCCAATAATCGCATCATGTGGCCCCTCGCCGATCATCCCGACCTCGACCGCCCCTCGCAATCCGCAATCTCCTACGCGGCGTCAAACACCTCGTCCACGCTCACGCTGAACCCGGCGAGGAGCTTTGAGACGGCGCGCTCACCGCGATGGAAGACGCCGTGGGTCACGTAGGCGTCGCCTTCGAGGACGAGCACCGTAATCGCGCTGGCCTGGGGGTCCACGATCCAGTATTCCGGGATGCGCGCCTCGGCGTAATCGTGCGGCTTCTCTTCGGTGTCGCGCCCACGGTCATCGGGGCTGACAATCTCGACCACCACGTCGGCGCCGGTCCAGTACGCGTTTTGCGCGCGGGGGTCGTTCTTGTTCAGAACAAGCAGCAAATCTGGCTCGCGGAACTTGCCCGGTCTGATCTGGAGGCGTAGCGGCGCGTAGAAGACATCGCCGCCAATGCGCTGGACGGCGACGAGCAAAGCGAGGAAGAGCACCCTGGAGATGGCCTGGTGGTATTTGGTCGGCATAGGCAGGACCTCGATCGTGCCGTCGGTGTACTCCAGCAGCCGGTTGGTCTGGTCAGTAATGAGCAGGTACTGCTCCTCCGTCCAGTGGCCCTGGAGCGGGTCGAGGCTGACTACGAGTTCGCCATGCTGTTCCCAGATCATCCGCAGGTTCGCCTGTTTCGTCTCAATGGCCATAGCTGGCTCCTCTCGGAAAGGTTTGACGGAAAGTCGCAAAGGCGGAAGCGATGCGTTGCGGCTTAGCGACCTGGCGTCAAACCCGACCCGGCGAGAGAACTGCGTTTTACCGCGATAGTGATGCCGGAAACACGCAAACAAGGAACTCCGCGCCCTCGGCGGTGCGTTCCCGTTCGGTAGATTGAACACATTGCATACGCCAGCCAGAATTGGCGGGAAGGCCATGCGGGGCGATCCGCAATCACAATAACGGTTGCCGAACGCCAGGCCCTCACCCGACCAGATTGTGTTGCACCGCCACGCCGACCGCTTCGGTGCGGTTGGCGACGCCCAGCTTGCCGAGAATGTTATGGACGTGGTGGCGCACGGTGTTGCGGCTGATGAAAAGTTGCTCGGCGATCTGCTCGTTGCTTAGCCCGGCAACCATCAGGCGCAGCACCTCCAACTCGCGCTCGGACAGGTCGCTCCCCGGCGCCGGCGGCGCGTTGAGGGCGCTGACCAGGGCCCGGGTGGCGTCGGGGCTGAGCACCGGCGCGCCAGCGAAGGCGGTGCGGATGGCCCCGATCAGGTCGCCGGCCTGCATATCCTTCAAGAGGTAGCCGATCGCCCCCGCCTGCAGCGCCTGCTGCACCAGGGCGCCCTCGCTGAAGCTGGTGAGCGCCAGGACGCGCACATCCGGGAAGCGCCGGCGCAGTTCCCGGGTGGCGGTAATGCCGTCCATCTCGGGCATCATCACGTCCATGATCACCAGATCAGGCGCCAGGCTGGCCACAAGCTCCAGGGCCTCGACGCCGCTGGCCCCCTCGCCGACGATCTCAATGTCGTCGGCGCCGCCGAGCAAAAAGCGCAGGCCCCCCCGCACGACGGCATGGTCGTCAACCACAAGCACTCGGATGCGTGACTTCGTCATGTTCCACCTCTGGCCTGCCCTACGATTGCTCGCGGGGCGTGAGGGGTATGGGAACACCCGGTTCCCCCGCTGGCCGCGCGGCCCTGGCCGCTGCGCCCCAACGGAATTATACCCCCTGGCCGCGTTCCGTGGGGGCGCAGGAGGGGCGGGGGGGGGGGGGGGCGCCGCGGGCCCCCCCCCCCCCCCGCCGCACAAGACGGGCGCCCCCCACACAAAACGGGGGCCCGGGCGGGGGGCTGTTGGGGCGCTGGGCGCTGCGCCCCTACGGCGCCGCGATCCACTGCTCGGCGGCCTCCATCGCTTCCTGGAGCGACTGGCCGATCCGTTCGTCCACCAGGAAGACGTTGTTCCGGCCGATCGTCTGCAGATGGCCGGTGCGTTCCAACTGGATCAGCACCCCCGGGTCCACGCCGGCCAGCATCAGCTTGCTCTCCCGCTCCCGTAGCGCCTGCGCGTAGCGGGCCAGCACCTCCATGAAGGTGCTGCCCAGCTCCGTCTCGCCGCGCAGCACCAGGATCACCGCCGCGTGGCGCGAGCCCTCGGTCACCGCGGGGAGCTGTGCGTTGAACACCGGGGCGGCGGCAAAGAACAGGCTGCCGTAGGGAACGAGGACAGTCACCTGGCGCCCGGGCACCTCTGCCGGCGGCTCGCCCTCGACCGGGTACTGCCCCGGCTCCACGCGCCAGGCCACCACCCGCACCCGGTTCGACTGCTGGAACACGTAGAGCAACACCGCCAGGCCCACGCCCATCAGCACCGCGTACTGGAGCGGCACCAGCAGGCCGGCGATGAACGTCAGGAGCATCACAGTCTGCTGCACCGGTCCGGTCTTCCAGACCGTCACCACCTGGCCGAGCTTGAGGGTGCGGAAGCCGATGATGATCAGCAGCCCCGCCAGGGCGGGCATGGCCATCAGGCCCACCAGGCGCCCGAAGAGCACGATGCCCAGGGCGATCACCACGCCGGCGACGATGTTGGCCAGGCGCGAGCGGGCACCCGCCCCGATCACCAGCGAGGTCGCCGACATCGAGGCGCCCACCGGCATCCCCTGGAGCACCCCGGCGACGATGCCCGCCGCCCCCTGTCCAACGAAGTCGCCCGAGGCGTTGGGGAAGCTGCCGTCGGGGTTGGCGACCGACGCGCTGATGCTCGCGCCCTGCACCAGCCCCACAAAGGCCAGGGAGAGCGCGGGGATGAGCAGCGTGGGCACGAGGGCCAGCGACGGCAGCACCGGCAGTGGCAGTGAACTGGGGATATCGGCGACGTCCCTGGCCAACGCGATCTGCTCGGCGCCAGCCAGGGGCACCACCAGCGAGACGAAGAACAGCGCCACCACCATCCCCAGGGCCTTCAGGCGCGTCCGCTCCAGGGTCAGGATCAAGATGATCGTCAGCACCCCGGCCGCCAGGGTCGGCACGTGGACCTGGTCCAGATTGCGCAGGAGATCGAGGGTTCGCACCACCCGATTCGGCCCCGAGCTGCTGTAGCCGGTAAAGGTGTCGAGCTGCCCGAGGATGATCAGCAGGGCTACGGCGTTGACGAAGCCGACCATCACCGAATTGGGCACGAAGCGCACCAGCTTGCCGAGACGGAGCAGACCCGCCACGAGCATGATCAGCCCGGTGAGCACCGTTAGCGTAAAGAGCGGGACGTTGGGGTCCGACGCCCGGATCACCTCGGGCACGCTGGCGACGATCAGCGCCATGGCGCTGGTGGCCTGCACGGACATCAAGACCGAGCTGGTGAACAGCGCGCCGGTGATCACGCCGGTCATGTAGCTGTTGAGGCCGTAGACCGGGTTGACCAGCGCAAGCAGGCCCGAGGCCAGCCCATCGGGGATGCTCTGGATGCCCAGCACCAGGCCGGCGGAAAGATCCTCGCGGACGGTGGCGCGGTTGAAATACTGCCGGCGCAGGAACGGGAGGTGCATGAGCGTCTCCGCGACACGGGGAGATCTGGTAGTCTGTAGACGAAGTTTTCCGCTAAACCCCCAGCCCTTCCCCAACTCTCCCTCGCTGGGGGAGGGCTCCCGGCGCCCAACGGGGGGAGGCTGGGAGGGGGTCGGAAATGCCAGGCAAAGTTCATATAGCGGTCCTACGCCATCTTTGAACAGCGGCCGTGCATAAGGACGCAGCGCGCTGCGTCCCGACGGGTACGTCTGATGCTCCGGACTTCAAAACCTGAAGAGGACTGCTATATCAGCCACTAACGAGTTCCGGGAAAACCTGCTCCCAGTCGCGCTGCATACTCACCACCGTCCAGCCCTGGGCATAAGCCGTCTCCAGCGCCCGCTCGGCGCCCGCCGTGTAGGCGAACTCGCGTTCGGCGTCGTCATGTAGGACGAGCAGACGCAGTGCCGGCAACGTCGGGCTGCCGGCGAACTGCAGCATCGGCAAGTCGCCGTTGGCGTTGCCCGCCGCCAGAATGGGCCGGCGCCCGACAACATCCCAGATCTGAACGGGCTTGGCCGGTCCATCGTTGATCACATCAAGTTCGGCGCGCTGCACAATCGTCCCCACGCCGTCGCGCACCTCGTAGCTGTATGCCACGGCGCTCCCGATCACGCGCTCGCGCGGGATAGCGTAGAGTTGCTCGGCGAAGCCGCGCATGAACTCGCGCCCACCGCCGGAGACGATGTAGCAGGTGAAGCTGTGGTCCTCGAGGTAGCGCAGCAACTCGAGCATCGGCTGGTAGAGGCATGTGGCGTAGGGCCGGCCGAGGGTGGGATGCCGCTCCCGGGCCACGAAGGCCGCGGCCTCGGCCTCGACCTCCTCGACGGGGCGGGCGTCCGCGAGGGCCAGGATGCCGTCAATGATCGCGTGCACGTCGCTACTATCACCCTGATAGTGGCGGGTGATTGCCCCGCTCAGCCAGGCGTAGTCCTGCTGGTACGCCGCCTGCCACGGCTGCCGCTCGCGCAGGGCCGGGTTCTGCGCGGCCTGCGCGGCCAGTTTGCGCAGCAGCAGGTCGAGCTGTACATACATCGGTTTCTCGCACCACAGGGTGCCGTCATTGTCGAAGACGGCGACCCGATCGGGGGGCGGCACGTAGCGCGGGTCGGCCTCGTCGGTGACGGCGGCTACGAAGTCGAGGATGGCCTGCCGGGTCGGCGTTTCGTTCCAACTGGGAAGGCTGTTGTGTGTCATAGTGGTTCCGTGAGAGTAGGAGAACCAGGCGCACCCACATCATACGGCATGGTTTCAAGCTAGCTTGACAGGCTGGCCCTTGCTGCCACACCTCCACAGCGCTATGGGATATAGAGCTGTGGAGGTGTGGAGGTGTAGAGCAACGGCAGGGCATGTTTTTCAGTGGCTTGTCTGTCTGCTCCCCATCTCCACGCCTCCACGCCTCCACGCCTCCATACCTCCACGGACCGATTATGTGAACGTATGGAGCAACGGCTAAGCTGAAAGGCATGCTTCCGAAACGCGCCTGATCAGTTGTTACTCAGGGCCTGTTCCATCTTCTCCAATACCTGATCAATGCTGAAGCTGGCCGGTTTCATGCGCGGCGGGAACTCCTTGAAGGTTTCAAGGAAGTTCTGTACGAGAAACTGGGCCGCATACGTGATGTAAGCCCGGTCAATCAGCCAGTCCCAGTAGGTATTCGAGGTAATATCCGCCCGCTCGAACGGATCGGTACGCAGGTTGAAAATCTTGGGGACTCGCAGGAAGACAAAAGGCTCGGCCCAGATCTGTAATGAGCCCTGCACGCGCTGTTCGGCGAAGACAACCTTCCAGTTGTCGAAGCGCAGCGCTACCAGGTCGCCGTCGTCGGAGAAGTAGAAGAAGCCCTGCCGCGGCCCTTTTGCCTGCTCGCCGGTCAGGTAGGGCAGGAAGTTGTAGCCGTCCAGGTGAACCTTGTACGTTCGATCGCCGATCCGGTGGCCCGCCTTGAGTTTTGCGCCAATGTCCGGCTCGCCCGCGGCGGCGAGCAGGGTGGGCAGCCAGTCCTCGTGGCTGAAGATCTCGTTAGAGATGGCGCCCGCCGTAATCTTGCCGGGCCAGCGCACTAGCATTGGGACGCGGAAGGCGCCTTCCCAGTTCGAGTTCTTCTCGTTGCGGAAGGGGGTCATCGCGCCGTCGGGCCAGGTGTTCATGTGCGGGCCATTGTCGGTTGAGTACATCACGATGGTGTCCTCGGCGATGCCAAGCTCGTCGAGCAGGTCGAGCATGCGGCCCACATGTTTGTCGTGCTCAATCATGACGTCGTGGTAATACGACTGCCAGCGCCCGGCCTGGCCGAGCACATGGGCCGGCGGGCGGACGCGGAAGTGCATCCAGGTGGTATTGAGCCAGACGAAGAAGGGCTTCTTGTCGGCGTGAGCGCGCCTGATGAAGTCCTGGGCAGCCTCGACGAACTCGACATCAACGGTCTCCATGCGCTTGCGAGTCAGCGGACCGACTTCCTCGATGCGCTGCTTGCCGACGCGGCCCCAGCGGGGGTGCTCGGTCGGGTCGTCTACGTCGGTGGCCCAGGAGCGGACCATGCCTCGGGGCCCAAAGAGCTTCTTGAAGTTGGGAAAATCGGCCTCCGGCGGGTAGTCCTCATGCTCGGGCTCCTCCTCGGCGTTAAGGTGGTAGAGGTTGCCGAAGAACTCGTCGAAGCCGTGAACGGTGGGCAGGTACTTGTTGAGGTCGCCGAAGTGGTTCTTGCCAAACTGGCCCGTGGCGTAGCCGAGGGGCTTGAGCAGCTCGGCGATGGTGGGGTCCTCGGCATGAAGGCCCTTATCCGCCCCCGGCATGCCCACTTTGCTGAGGCCGGTACGGAAGGGGCACTGACCGGTGATAAAGGCCGCGCGGCCCGCGGTGCAGCTCTGCTGACCGTAGCTGTCGGTGAAGCGCATCCCCTCGTTGGCGATGCGGTCGATATTGGGCGTGCGGTAGCCCATTAGCCCGTCGCTGTAGCAACTCAGGTTAGTAATGCCGATGTCGTCACCCCAGATGACCAGGATGTTTGGTTTACCGTTGGGCATGGGTTCGGGATCTCCTTTCTAGTCGGACCGAAGCATCGGCAAAACCGATGCTTCGACCCTATGACAGAAGCCGGGGCGATGCCCCATGGCAATGTTTGAGCTTGCGCCCGCTGCCACAGGGGCAGGGGTCGTTGCGCCCGGCTTTCGCCAGGGCACGCTGAAATGCAGCCTCCTCGCGGGCCAGGATCGTCATCACCTCGGCGGCCGGGCGGCCCCGGCGGATCAGTTCGGCGATCAGCCGCATGGGCCGGTCAATATGGGTGAAGAAGCGCCGGTAGCCGGCGCACAGGTAGTTCAGCCCCGGCTCACCGTCAGGGGTGAGGATGAAGCGGTTCTTCGGGCACTCGCCGTTGCAGGCGAACAGCACCGGGCACTCCCGGCAGTACTGCGGCAGGGTGTCGCGCTTGTCCTGGCCGAACTTGCGCATCTGCTCCGAGGCCACCAGTTCGATCATCGGCGTTTCTTTGATGTTGCCGAGCCGGTGCTTCGGCTCCACGAAGTGGTCGCAGGTGTAGAGGTCGCCGTTGTGCTCCAGGGCCGGCCCCAGGCCACAGGTCTGGTCGAAGACGCACATGCGCGGGCTGAGGCCGAGCCAGCTTCGCGCGGCGGCCTCGAAGGTCTGCACGAAGACCCGGCCCACGTCGTGGCGCACCCACTCGTCGAAGATCGTGGTCAGGAAGCGCCCGAACTGTTCGGCGCCAACCGAGCGCTCCGAAACGGTGTCGCCCTCCTGGAGCAGCGCGCGCCCGTCGGCGTTGATCCGCTCGACCACGGGGATGAACTGTATCCAGTCAGCGCCGACTTCGTCGCGCAGGAAGCAGTAGACCTCAAGCGGATGGTCAGCGTTGGCGCTGTTGACGGTGGTGAGCACGTTGAAGGCGACACCGTGGGCTTGCAGCAGGCGGAGGCCGCGCATGACCTTCTCGAAGGTCGGCTTGCCGCCCTTGTCGTAGCGGTAGCGGTCGTGAAGCTCCGCGGGGCCATCCAGGCTGATGCCGACGAGGAAGCCGTGCTCCTTGAAGAACGCGCACCACTCGTCGGTCAGGAGGGTGCCGTTGGTCTGGATGGTGTGCTCAAAGCGCATGTCCGGGCGGCGGTGGCGTTCGGCGACGGCCATGGCGCGGCGGAAGAAGTCCAGGCCCATCAGGGTTGGCTCGCCGCCCTGCCAGGCGATAATGACGTGGTCGGTGCTATGGGCGGCGATCAACTGGCCGATGTAGGCCTCGAGCACATCGTCGGCCATGCGGAACTTCGAGCCGGGGTAAAGTTGCTCCTTGGCCAGGAAGAAGCAGTAGGCGCAGTCAAGGTTGCAGATCGCCCCGGTGGGCTTGGCCAGAACGTGGAAGGCCGCGGGCCGCGGGCCGCCGGCTGTGACTGGCGTGCCCGTGTTGGCGCTCGCGCTGAGTGCGATCATGCGCGCTCCTTAGTGAGGGCTGATACCCGTTCCCGTTGACTGGATCGTCTGACGCCCTCACCACTCCCGGCTCAACTCGGCGATGGCGGCATCGGCGGCGGCGGTGGCCTGCTGAAAGGCCTCGGTGGTGATCAGGTCGGCGTCAACCAGGGCGTCAATGGCCGCGGGAGCGTCGGCGTCGGTGAGCAGCCCGGCGACCACCAGGGCGCGCACCGCCTCGGCAGCGATGGCCATGCGGAAGGTGTCCACGGCCTCCACGGTGGCGGCGGCCTGGGCGATCGCGGCCTGCTCCAGCGACGCCGCCGCCTCCAGGGTGCTCAGCGTGTCGAGCAGCGCTGCGCCCCGCAGCGCCGCGGCCCGCTCGATCGCCACCTCGGCCTCGACGATCGCGTTCAACTCGCGGCCAACGGCCAGCAGCGCGTCGCGGGTAAGGAAGCCCTGTGCCACCATGCGTCCCCCGGCTTCGCGAATGGCCGTTGCAAGACCGATGGCCCAGGCGTGCTCGAGGAGCACCACGGCTGCGGCCGTACCGGGCGCCAGGTCGGTGGCCGCGAGGCGGATCTCGTTAAGGGTAAGCCCCGGCCCCTGCTCCGGGATCAGCATCGTTTCAAGCTCCGCCGGCTCGGGCTGTGACTCGACGGTCACCCCCAGGCCCAGCAGGGGGTCAATCAGCGTGCCGACGCTGCTCACGCTTCCGTCGGGCAGGTCCTGCTCCTGAAGGGCGCGAATGGTCCCGTCGGCCTCTTTCATCACGAAGCGCAGGTCAATGATCCGGATCAGGCCATGGGCGCGCAGTTCGTCAAGCTCGCGCAGGATCTGCCCCTTGAACTGATCAACGCGGTCGAAGGCGATGGCAATCGCCTGAATTGGTCCCGTTTGCATGGCAATGCTCCTTACATCCTCGGCCCTGTGCCGGGCGATGGGGTTTCTTTCTCAACAGAAGGGAGATTCCTGGGAAGGTGAAGCCCTCCCGGACCTTCCCCCGCGCGGGGGGTTGCGCCCTTCCAGCGCCTCCCACGGGCAGGAGTACGGGGAAACCTGGTTTCCCCGGGGCGCTTATTAGTCTGTGAACTGAGTTTTTCGGTAACTCCGCCCCCTCCCCAACCCTCCCCCGCTGGGGGAGGGAGACCGGCTCCTCCCCCCAACGGGGGGAGGTTGGGAGGGGGGCGGAAATGCCAGGAAACTTCGTTCACAGACGAATCAGCGCCCGCCGTGGGCCATCATGTCGATCACGATCGTCACGGCCAGGATCAGCGCCTCGTTCTGGCCGGGCTCGATCTGCACGCCGTACTGGTCGCGGATGCGAAACCACTTCTTCGAGACCTCGGCGATCTTGCGGTTGCCTTCGCCGATGGTGTACTCGTGGTGGAGGATGTTGCCCTGCACCTCGAGGTCGGGCCCGTCGCCGACCTTGACCGTCCAGCGGTCGCGCAGCGGCGTGATCAGCGCCTTGCGCACGGTGGCCATGCGCTCACCGTTCGGCCCCTCGATCTCCATCGTGTCACGCACGCGCAGCATGCGCTCCTGCACCCGGCACTGCACCTGGCCCTGGGCGTCCTCGATGATCAGGGTACTGCGGATGCGCAGGGCCTTGCCGTCGACCTTGTAGGCGCGGCGGCCGTCGCTGTCCTCGATCCAGAAGTCGTCGCCGATGGCGACCATGCGCTGGCGCACCTTGTAGCGCACGGCGGTGCCGCGCCGGCCGAAGGTCTCACGCTCCTGCTGGCGCTGCTCGCGCGCCTGTTGTCGTCCTCGCATTGCTCGTCCCTTTCCTCAGTATCAGCCGTACAATGACTCGATAAGCAGCGCGGGCGGCTGGTCCTTGCTGACGAAGGCGTCGGCCCCGGCGGCGAGCGCCCGCGGCTCGTCGTCGGGCCGCGCGCTGAGCACGATCACCCGCACGGGCGCGAAGACACGGCGCAGCGCGCCAAGCACCTGTGGGGCCAGGTGGGCCGGCAATTCCCAGTCCAGCAGCACCACGTCGGGCCGCAGCGCCAGCAGCCGCGCCACCAGATCGGGCCGGGGGCCGAAGGCCCCCACGAGCTGGACGCCGGGCCGTGTCGCCAGGA
This region includes:
- a CDS encoding haloacid dehalogenase-like hydrolase codes for the protein MTHNSLPSWNETPTRQAILDFVAAVTDEADPRYVPPPDRVAVFDNDGTLWCEKPMYVQLDLLLRKLAAQAAQNPALRERQPWQAAYQQDYAWLSGAITRHYQGDSSDVHAIIDGILALADARPVEEVEAEAAAFVARERHPTLGRPYATCLYQPMLELLRYLEDHSFTCYIVSGGGREFMRGFAEQLYAIPRERVIGSAVAYSYEVRDGVGTIVQRAELDVINDGPAKPVQIWDVVGRRPILAAGNANGDLPMLQFAGSPTLPALRLLVLHDDAEREFAYTAGAERALETAYAQGWTVVSMQRDWEQVFPELVSG
- a CDS encoding arylsulfatase, giving the protein MPNGKPNILVIWGDDIGITNLSCYSDGLMGYRTPNIDRIANEGMRFTDSYGQQSCTAGRAAFITGQCPFRTGLSKVGMPGADKGLHAEDPTIAELLKPLGYATGQFGKNHFGDLNKYLPTVHGFDEFFGNLYHLNAEEEPEHEDYPPEADFPNFKKLFGPRGMVRSWATDVDDPTEHPRWGRVGKQRIEEVGPLTRKRMETVDVEFVEAAQDFIRRAHADKKPFFVWLNTTWMHFRVRPPAHVLGQAGRWQSYYHDVMIEHDKHVGRMLDLLDELGIAEDTIVMYSTDNGPHMNTWPDGAMTPFRNEKNSNWEGAFRVPMLVRWPGKITAGAISNEIFSHEDWLPTLLAAAGEPDIGAKLKAGHRIGDRTYKVHLDGYNFLPYLTGEQAKGPRQGFFYFSDDGDLVALRFDNWKVVFAEQRVQGSLQIWAEPFVFLRVPKIFNLRTDPFERADITSNTYWDWLIDRAYITYAAQFLVQNFLETFKEFPPRMKPASFSIDQVLEKMEQALSNN
- a CDS encoding anaerobic sulfatase maturase; the encoded protein is MIALSASANTGTPVTAGGPRPAAFHVLAKPTGAICNLDCAYCFFLAKEQLYPGSKFRMADDVLEAYIGQLIAAHSTDHVIIAWQGGEPTLMGLDFFRRAMAVAERHRRPDMRFEHTIQTNGTLLTDEWCAFFKEHGFLVGISLDGPAELHDRYRYDKGGKPTFEKVMRGLRLLQAHGVAFNVLTTVNSANADHPLEVYCFLRDEVGADWIQFIPVVERINADGRALLQEGDTVSERSVGAEQFGRFLTTIFDEWVRHDVGRVFVQTFEAAARSWLGLSPRMCVFDQTCGLGPALEHNGDLYTCDHFVEPKHRLGNIKETPMIELVASEQMRKFGQDKRDTLPQYCRECPVLFACNGECPKNRFILTPDGEPGLNYLCAGYRRFFTHIDRPMRLIAELIRRGRPAAEVMTILAREEAAFQRALAKAGRNDPCPCGSGRKLKHCHGASPRLLS
- a CDS encoding LURP-one-related family protein, with product MRGRQQAREQRQQERETFGRRGTAVRYKVRQRMVAIGDDFWIEDSDGRRAYKVDGKALRIRSTLIIEDAQGQVQCRVQERMLRVRDTMEIEGPNGERMATVRKALITPLRDRWTVKVGDGPDLEVQGNILHHEYTIGEGNRKIAEVSKKWFRIRDQYGVQIEPGQNEALILAVTIVIDMMAHGGR
- a CDS encoding response regulator transcription factor yields the protein MRVSIVEAHDHVRAALCFILATRPGVQLVGAFGPRPDLVARLLALRPDVVLLDWELPAHLAPQVLGALRRVFAPVRVIVLSARPDDEPRALAAGADAFVSKDQPPALLIESLYG